A region of the Nitrospira sp. genome:
AGCATGAGCACGAACACTCGCAGGCCCATGCGTGGCGATGTACGCGGGATAGTGGTGACGTTCATAGGAGCGGGTAACGATTTGCGCAAACACTCCAGTCCAAACGGCTTTTGGCGCAGAGTATCACAGGCGCCGCGCGCCAACAAGCCGGCGCCAGAATCCTTACTCGAGACAGGCAGACCTCCCTGCCGCACTGCATCGGTGCCACAGACGCCGCCCCCGAAACCAGTGGATGCGGTCATGGACCGAGGTAGAATGGCCCTGCTTGAATTGATGGCCTGGCCTCAGTGTGGTAGGGTCCGCGCATGTCAGGTCCGGTTCAGTCCTTCACGCTGGTGGATGTCCCCGGCGGTACGCGATTCCTCCGCCACTTGCAGGCGTTCAAAACGAGCCCGCTGGAAACGATGGCGGGTTGGTGGCGTCAACACGGCGACGCACTTCGCTTCCGGCTCGGCCCCAAGGTGATCTATCTGCTCAGTCATCCCGACTTGGCGGAAGCCATCCTGGTTCACCACGCTGACCGCTTCCTCAAAGTGTATGATCCCCGGCGACCAGCCGGCCTTGCGCTGGTGCTGGGCAATGGATTGGTGACCAGTTCGGGAGAAACCTGGAAACGGCACCGTCGCATCATTCAACCGATCTTTCACCGTTCACGGATGGCGGCCATGGCCGACCGGATGGTCCAAGTGGGCGAACACCGCCTGGCTGAGTGGGCCAGCCTCCAGGGGCGGCCGGTCGACATCGCGGTCGAGATGATGCAACTGGCCCTGGAAGTCATCTCTCAAACGATGTTCACCACCAGCATGGCTCAGCACATCGACCGGATCAACCAGTCGTTGCGCGTCAGCTTGAGATACGCCTTCGACTCGTTTCACAACCCGTTGCGCCTCCCCCCCTGGGTCCCGACGGCTCGCAACCGTGAGTTTCGCGCCGCGATGGAATTTCTGAATGGCCTGATCTATGGACTGATTGCCGAACGGCGTCAGAGCGGAGTGCGGCACGACGATTTGCTCAACCTCCTGCTCCAAGCCCGTGACGAGGAAACGGGGACCGGCCTCACCGACCAAGAATTGCGCGATGAAGCCCTGACGATTTTCGCAGCAGGCCACGAGACTACCGCGAATGCACTGGCCTGGACCTGGTATCTGCTCGCCACCCACCCTGACGCGAGAGCTCGTTTCCACGAAGAAGTCGATCGCGTGCTTCAGGGGCGAGCACCGAACGCCGGTGATCTCGTGAATCTCCCTTACACACGTGCGGTATTTGACGAATCACTCCGGCTGTACCCACCTGCTGTCGCTGTTCAGCGCAAAACCTCGAGCGCCATCACGATCGGCGGCATCGCCTTGCCGGCCGAAGCGATCATCCTCGTCGGAGTGTACAACCTGCATCGGCACCCGGCCTTCTGGCCGGACCCGGATCGGTTCATGCCGGAACGATGGCTGGATGGTGAACGCCCGGATACCCGATGTGCATACCTTCCCTTCGGCGCAGGACCGCGGGCCTGCGTCGGGACACACTTCGCGACCGTAGAAGGGCCGTTGCTCCTCGCGCTGATCGGCCGCCACTACGATCCGCGCCTGGCTCAGGAACACGTCGAGCCTGAACTCATGGTCACCCTGCGCCCCAAAGGCGGCATCCGAATGATCCTTCACCCACGCAGCCACGTACCAGCTACTTCCGCAGTCTAATCGCATCACTGTAAGCGGACCATCAGGGAGGGTGACGACGGTCACTGCGTCAAAGGTCGCGGCGTGCCATGCCGAAAGATGAGCACACCGGTGTCGCAAACCGCCAACAGGTTGAAACGTCGGGGAATTTTCTGGAGCCGGCGAGTGGAATCGAACCGCCGACCTGCGGTTGACGAAGCGATCCCGAAGTAATTTCTCCACCTCATTCCACGCCACAAAAACTCACAGAATCCCCTGATCCACCATTGGGTTAGGTGGGTCGTGCTTCGTCCTGTG
Encoded here:
- a CDS encoding cytochrome P450; translated protein: MSGPVQSFTLVDVPGGTRFLRHLQAFKTSPLETMAGWWRQHGDALRFRLGPKVIYLLSHPDLAEAILVHHADRFLKVYDPRRPAGLALVLGNGLVTSSGETWKRHRRIIQPIFHRSRMAAMADRMVQVGEHRLAEWASLQGRPVDIAVEMMQLALEVISQTMFTTSMAQHIDRINQSLRVSLRYAFDSFHNPLRLPPWVPTARNREFRAAMEFLNGLIYGLIAERRQSGVRHDDLLNLLLQARDEETGTGLTDQELRDEALTIFAAGHETTANALAWTWYLLATHPDARARFHEEVDRVLQGRAPNAGDLVNLPYTRAVFDESLRLYPPAVAVQRKTSSAITIGGIALPAEAIILVGVYNLHRHPAFWPDPDRFMPERWLDGERPDTRCAYLPFGAGPRACVGTHFATVEGPLLLALIGRHYDPRLAQEHVEPELMVTLRPKGGIRMILHPRSHVPATSAV